A window from Pseudooceanicola algae encodes these proteins:
- a CDS encoding chloride channel protein: MDMAKRAGLRRDFRTVGLVTQAETGWKRLKGEMPRQITLWFIALAVGIAAGIAALVFRKSIAWLQHVVYGAEDVHLLHTFVGTLPWQVVLITPIIGGLVVGLLLHWFTPDGRVRSVADVIEGAALHEGRVETRAGLASALASLITLGTGGSTGREGPVVHMAGLIAAWALRWMRADPQTGRDLLGCAVAAAVSASFNAPIAGALFALEVVLRHFAIHAFAPIVIASVAGAVINRLEFGGGAEFLLNDSSALQFYEELPAFLMLGAVCGVVAGLLMLAFFMAEDVAGHLQKRLHIPRWLRPMGAGAMLGAIAIWFPHIIGVGYETTSRALLGQITLREAVLLAATKGVATAITYGGRMGGGVFSPSLMVGALTGLAFGIIATAVFPDMSGTPRLYALAGLGGVAAAVLGAPISTTLIVFELTGDWQTALAVMVTVSISTAIGSRIVDRSFFLTQLERRDIHLAAGPQSYLLALFISQDVMRAPDHDNAAPEDRCWELIEQGTYLSDSSTLAAALPAFERTGQPFLPVLRLTDANSPPELLGALFHVDALRVYNKALAATAAEEHS; this comes from the coding sequence ATGGACATGGCAAAACGGGCAGGTTTGCGACGAGATTTCCGGACGGTCGGGCTTGTGACCCAGGCCGAGACCGGCTGGAAGCGCCTGAAGGGCGAAATGCCCCGGCAGATAACGCTGTGGTTCATCGCGCTGGCGGTCGGCATCGCTGCGGGGATCGCCGCGTTGGTCTTTCGCAAGTCCATCGCCTGGCTGCAACATGTGGTCTACGGGGCCGAGGACGTCCATCTGCTGCATACATTCGTCGGCACACTGCCCTGGCAGGTCGTGCTGATCACGCCGATCATCGGCGGGCTGGTCGTGGGGCTGCTGCTGCACTGGTTCACGCCGGATGGCCGGGTCCGGTCGGTGGCGGATGTCATCGAAGGCGCCGCCCTGCATGAAGGCCGGGTGGAAACGCGGGCCGGGCTGGCCTCGGCGCTGGCCTCGTTGATCACACTGGGGACCGGTGGGTCCACGGGGCGCGAAGGGCCGGTGGTGCATATGGCCGGGCTGATTGCCGCCTGGGCGCTGCGCTGGATGCGGGCCGATCCCCAGACCGGGCGCGATCTGCTGGGCTGCGCGGTGGCGGCGGCGGTCTCGGCTTCTTTCAACGCACCGATTGCCGGGGCGCTGTTCGCGCTTGAGGTGGTGCTGCGCCATTTCGCCATCCATGCCTTTGCCCCCATCGTGATCGCCTCGGTCGCCGGGGCGGTCATCAACCGGCTGGAATTCGGCGGCGGCGCGGAATTCCTGCTGAACGACAGTTCGGCTTTGCAATTCTACGAAGAGCTGCCCGCCTTCCTGATGCTGGGCGCGGTCTGCGGTGTCGTCGCCGGGCTGCTGATGCTGGCCTTCTTCATGGCCGAGGACGTGGCGGGCCACCTTCAGAAACGCCTGCACATTCCGCGATGGCTGCGGCCCATGGGGGCGGGGGCCATGTTGGGCGCCATCGCGATCTGGTTCCCGCATATCATCGGGGTCGGCTATGAAACCACCAGCCGCGCGCTACTGGGCCAGATCACCCTGCGCGAAGCGGTCCTGCTTGCGGCGACCAAGGGGGTGGCCACGGCGATCACCTATGGCGGGCGGATGGGGGGCGGTGTCTTTTCCCCGTCGCTGATGGTCGGGGCGCTGACCGGGCTGGCCTTTGGCATCATCGCGACGGCTGTCTTCCCCGATATGTCGGGCACCCCGCGCCTTTATGCGCTGGCCGGGCTGGGCGGCGTGGCAGCCGCCGTCCTGGGCGCGCCGATTTCCACCACGCTGATCGTCTTCGAGCTGACGGGGGATTGGCAAACGGCCCTCGCGGTCATGGTGACGGTGTCGATCTCGACCGCGATCGGATCGCGGATCGTCGACCGGTCCTTCTTCCTGACGCAGTTGGAGCGCCGCGACATCCATCTGGCTGCGGGGCCGCAAAGCTATCTTCTGGCTCTGTTCATCAGTCAGGACGTTATGCGGGCCCCGGATCACGACAATGCTGCCCCGGAAGACCGCTGCTGGGAACTGATCGAGCAAGGCACCTACCTGAGCGACAGCAGCACACTGGCCGCCGCGCTGCCGGCGTTTGAACGGACGGGCCAGCCCTTCCTGCCGGTGCTGCGCCTTACCGATGCCAATTCGCCGCCCGAACTGCTGGGCGCGCTGTTCCACGTCGATGCGCTGCGGGTCTACAACAAGGCGCTGGCGGCAACCGCGGCCGAGGAGCATAGCTGA
- a CDS encoding DUF427 domain-containing protein: MNDMRIRAAEGTWTVRAGGAVLVESRNALVLSEKDLHDVIYFPRADIAMAFLDRTEHTTHCPKKGDASYFSIVTKSQTLKNAAWSYEDPLPDAERVREHIAFYATDFVTIEQI; the protein is encoded by the coding sequence ATGAACGATATGAGAATCCGCGCTGCGGAAGGAACTTGGACGGTGCGCGCCGGCGGCGCGGTGCTGGTGGAAAGCCGCAATGCCCTGGTCCTGAGCGAGAAGGATCTGCACGACGTGATCTATTTCCCGCGGGCAGATATCGCCATGGCCTTCCTGGATCGCACCGAGCACACAACCCATTGCCCGAAGAAGGGGGATGCGTCCTATTTTTCGATCGTCACCAAAAGCCAGACGCTGAAAAACGCCGCCTGGAGCTATGAGGACCCTCTGCCCGACGCCGAGCGGGTGCGGGAGCACATCGCCTTCTATGCCACGGATTTCGTGACCATCGAACAGATCTGA
- a CDS encoding aminopeptidase P family protein, whose translation MFQTFESQSSPDQGPPRLADLRSAMTACGVDAFLVPRADAHQGEYVAPRDDRLAWLTGFTGSAGFCIVTTDTAGLFVDGRYTVQAREQTDPTIEKLDWPATQPGPWLRRVLPEGGVLGFDPWLHTRAEIARLTKALKGSGLTLRPLDANPLDAVWPDQPAPPEGNIVPQPLDFAGEELTSKIARLAATLREAGQETAVLTLPDSIAWLLNIRGSDIDRNPVAHAFALLHASGQVTLFASYAKVEEALIDHLGTEVTVEEPSAFGPTLERLSDEATGQIRLDPASCPVWVEQRLAGAEIAWDSDPCVLPKARKNPTEIAGARAAHLRDAQAMCRFLAWYDAAAQTTLTEIDLATRLEIFRRETNGLMEISFDTIAGAGANGALPHYKVSTDSNRQLEDGQLVVLDSGGQYLDGTTDITRTLLVGGDTGADEKAAFTRVLKGMIAVSRLRFPRGLAGQHLDALARYPLWLAGQDYDHGTGHGVGSYLCVHEGPQRLSRVSDVPFEPGMILSNEPGYYREGAFGIRIENLIVVEPAPDLPGADDRAMLSFETLTFVPIDRRLILSELLSPEERDWLDSYHAACRDKVGPLLDDKTRLWLDRATEKL comes from the coding sequence ATGTTCCAGACCTTCGAAAGCCAAAGCTCGCCCGACCAGGGGCCACCCCGCCTTGCCGATCTGCGCAGCGCAATGACGGCTTGCGGCGTCGATGCCTTTCTCGTGCCGCGCGCCGATGCGCACCAGGGCGAATATGTCGCCCCGCGCGATGACCGGCTGGCCTGGCTGACCGGCTTCACCGGCTCGGCCGGGTTCTGCATCGTGACAACCGACACCGCCGGGCTCTTCGTCGATGGCCGCTATACCGTGCAGGCCCGTGAACAGACCGACCCCACCATCGAAAAGCTCGACTGGCCCGCGACACAGCCCGGCCCCTGGCTGCGCCGGGTGCTGCCCGAGGGCGGCGTGCTGGGCTTTGATCCCTGGCTGCATACCCGCGCCGAGATCGCGCGCCTGACCAAGGCCCTGAAAGGCAGCGGCCTGACCCTGCGCCCGCTGGACGCCAACCCGCTCGACGCGGTCTGGCCCGACCAGCCTGCCCCGCCCGAGGGCAATATCGTGCCCCAACCGCTCGATTTCGCGGGCGAGGAACTGACCTCGAAGATCGCACGCCTTGCGGCGACCTTGCGCGAAGCGGGTCAGGAAACCGCCGTGTTGACCCTGCCCGACAGCATCGCCTGGTTGCTGAACATCCGCGGCAGCGACATTGACCGCAACCCGGTGGCCCATGCCTTTGCGCTGCTGCATGCCAGCGGCCAGGTCACCCTGTTCGCCAGCTATGCCAAGGTCGAAGAAGCGCTGATCGACCACCTCGGCACCGAAGTCACGGTCGAGGAACCATCCGCCTTCGGCCCGACGCTGGAACGTCTTTCGGACGAGGCGACCGGGCAGATCCGGCTTGATCCGGCCTCCTGCCCGGTCTGGGTCGAACAGCGTCTTGCGGGGGCCGAGATCGCCTGGGACAGTGATCCCTGCGTTCTGCCCAAGGCCCGCAAGAACCCCACCGAAATTGCCGGCGCCCGCGCCGCCCATCTGCGCGATGCCCAGGCCATGTGCCGCTTCCTTGCCTGGTATGACGCCGCCGCCCAGACCACCCTGACAGAGATCGACCTTGCCACCCGGCTGGAGATCTTCCGGCGGGAAACCAACGGCCTGATGGAAATCAGCTTCGACACCATCGCCGGCGCCGGCGCCAATGGCGCGCTGCCCCATTACAAGGTTTCCACGGACAGCAACCGGCAGCTGGAAGACGGCCAGCTGGTGGTGCTGGATTCCGGCGGGCAATACCTGGACGGGACCACCGATATCACCCGCACCCTTCTGGTCGGCGGCGATACGGGGGCCGACGAAAAGGCCGCCTTCACCCGCGTATTGAAGGGCATGATCGCCGTGTCGCGCCTGCGCTTTCCGCGCGGGCTTGCCGGGCAGCACCTGGATGCGCTGGCGCGCTATCCGCTGTGGCTGGCGGGACAGGATTACGACCACGGCACCGGACATGGCGTCGGAAGCTATCTTTGCGTCCACGAAGGCCCGCAGCGCCTGAGCCGGGTCAGCGACGTGCCTTTCGAACCGGGCATGATCCTGTCCAACGAACCGGGCTATTACCGCGAGGGCGCCTTTGGCATCCGCATCGAGAACCTGATCGTCGTGGAGCCCGCCCCGGATCTGCCCGGCGCCGATGATCGCGCGATGCTGAGCTTCGAGACCCTGACCTTCGTGCCCATCGACCGCCGCCTGATCCTGTCAGAGCTCCTGAGCCCCGAGGAACGCGATTGGCTGGACAGCTACCACGCTGCCTGCCGTGACAAGGTCGGCCCCCTGCTGGACGACAAGACCCGTTTGTGGTTGGATCGCGCGACTGAAAAACTCTGA
- the cobT gene encoding cobaltochelatase subunit CobT, with amino-acid sequence MNKPSDNPADPFKKALAEATKVMANDSDLNVQYSVDPSGKSGDSVRLPQISRRLSKEEVLLARGTADALALHHKYHDTGTHARYTPDGQMARELYDAMETARCEAMGARDMPGTAGNIDHKIAAEAKRAGYAGITKQQDAPMAVAAGYLIRHLATGRPMPEGADNVMELWRPFMEERAAETLEDLQAKISDPAAFAKFARKIIEDFGYGDQLGDDPDGEDDEADDEAQDGEEEEQDPDSTGNDDSDDQPEASPEQSQEQEQDPSEAEVSADDMADQEAGEEAEMPEGEAPMEPPAPAPVSDADPNYTVYVRDFDEEVLADELADPAELDRLRAYLDQQLDPLKGAVGRLANKLQRRLQAQQNRSWEFDLEEGILDAGRLARVVANPTTPLSFKVEKDTEFRDTVVTLLLDNSGSMRGRPISIAAICADVLARTLERCSVKVEILGFTTRAWKGGQSREKWLADGRPQQPGRLNDLRHIVYKQADAPWRRSRSNLGLMMKEGLLKENIDGEALEWAHRRTVARREARKILMVISDGAPVDDSTLSVNSASFLEKHLRDVIAMVEKRRQVELIAIGIGHDVTRYYQRAVTITDVDQLAGAMTEQLASLFDNDPRAQARMVGIRKAM; translated from the coding sequence ATGAACAAACCCAGCGATAATCCCGCAGATCCGTTCAAGAAGGCTCTGGCCGAGGCCACCAAGGTCATGGCCAATGATTCCGACCTGAACGTCCAGTATTCGGTCGACCCCTCTGGCAAGAGCGGTGATTCCGTGCGCCTGCCACAGATCAGCCGCCGCCTGTCGAAGGAAGAAGTCCTTCTGGCCCGTGGCACGGCGGATGCGCTGGCCCTGCATCACAAGTACCACGATACCGGCACCCATGCGCGCTACACCCCGGACGGGCAGATGGCGCGCGAGCTTTACGACGCGATGGAAACCGCGCGCTGCGAGGCCATGGGCGCCCGTGACATGCCGGGAACGGCCGGCAATATCGACCACAAGATCGCCGCCGAGGCCAAGCGCGCCGGCTATGCCGGGATCACCAAACAGCAGGATGCCCCGATGGCCGTTGCTGCCGGCTACCTGATCCGCCATCTGGCCACGGGCCGCCCCATGCCGGAAGGCGCGGACAACGTGATGGAGCTTTGGCGCCCCTTCATGGAGGAACGCGCCGCCGAGACGCTGGAGGATCTTCAGGCCAAGATCTCGGACCCCGCCGCCTTTGCCAAATTCGCCCGCAAGATCATCGAGGATTTCGGCTATGGCGACCAGCTGGGAGATGACCCGGATGGCGAGGACGACGAGGCCGACGACGAGGCCCAGGACGGCGAGGAAGAGGAACAGGATCCCGATTCCACCGGCAATGACGACAGCGACGATCAGCCCGAAGCCAGCCCCGAGCAAAGCCAGGAGCAGGAACAGGACCCCTCGGAAGCCGAGGTCAGCGCCGATGACATGGCCGATCAGGAGGCCGGCGAAGAGGCCGAGATGCCAGAGGGCGAAGCCCCGATGGAACCGCCCGCCCCTGCGCCCGTCAGCGACGCCGATCCCAATTACACCGTCTATGTCCGCGATTTCGACGAAGAGGTGCTGGCCGACGAACTTGCCGACCCGGCCGAACTGGACCGGCTGCGCGCCTATCTCGACCAGCAGCTCGACCCGCTGAAAGGCGCGGTGGGGCGGTTGGCGAACAAGCTGCAACGCCGTCTTCAGGCGCAGCAGAACCGCAGCTGGGAATTCGACCTGGAAGAAGGCATCCTGGATGCCGGGCGCCTTGCGCGCGTGGTGGCGAACCCGACGACGCCCCTGTCCTTCAAGGTCGAAAAGGACACCGAATTCCGCGATACCGTGGTGACGCTGCTGCTGGACAACTCCGGCTCGATGCGCGGCCGCCCGATCTCGATCGCGGCGATCTGTGCGGATGTGCTGGCGCGCACACTGGAACGCTGCTCGGTCAAGGTCGAGATCCTCGGATTCACCACCCGCGCCTGGAAAGGTGGCCAGAGCCGCGAGAAATGGCTGGCCGATGGCCGACCACAGCAACCCGGCCGCCTGAACGACCTGCGCCACATCGTCTACAAGCAGGCGGATGCGCCCTGGCGGCGGTCGCGCTCCAACCTCGGGCTGATGATGAAGGAAGGCCTGCTGAAGGAAAACATCGACGGCGAGGCCCTGGAATGGGCACATCGGCGCACCGTGGCCCGGCGCGAGGCGCGCAAGATCCTGATGGTGATCTCGGACGGGGCACCGGTGGATGATTCCACCCTCAGCGTCAATTCCGCCAGCTTCCTTGAAAAGCACCTGCGCGACGTGATCGCCATGGTGGAAAAGCGCCGCCAGGTCGAACTGATCGCCATCGGCATCGGCCATGACGTGACGCGGTATTACCAGCGCGCCGTCACCATCACCGATGTTGATCAGCTGGCCGGGGCGATGACCGAGCAACTGGCCAGCCTGTTCGACAACGACCCAAGGGCGCAGGCCCGGATGGTCGGCATTCGCAAGGCGATGTGA